A genomic stretch from Capricornis sumatraensis isolate serow.1 chromosome 4, serow.2, whole genome shotgun sequence includes:
- the H2AJ gene encoding histone H2A.J isoform X1 yields the protein MSGRGKQGGKVRAKAKSRSSRAGLQFPVGRVHRLLRKGNYAERVGAGAPVYLAAVLEYLTAEILELAGNAARDNKKTRIIPRHLQLAIRNDEELNKLLGKVTIAQGGVLPNIQAVLLPKKTESQKTKSK from the coding sequence ATGTCCGGTCGCGGAAAGCAGGGCGGCAAAGTGCGGGCAAAGGCCAAGTCCAGGTCCTCTCGCGCGGGCCTGCAGTTCCCAGTGGGCCGAGTCCACAGACTGCTGCGCAAGGGTAATTACGCGGAGCGAGTGGGCGCCGGGGCGCCGGTGTACCTGGCTGCGGTGTTGGAATACCTGACGGCGGAGATCCTGGAATTGGCTGGCAACGCCGCGCGGGACAACAAGAAGACCAGGATAATCCCTCGCCACCTGCAGCTCGCCATCCGCAACGACGAAGAGCTAAACAAGCTTCTGGGGAAAGTGACCATCGCTCAGGGCGGCGTCCTGCCCAACATCCAGGCCGTGCTGCTGCCCAAGAAGACGGAGAGTCAGAAGACGAAGAGCAAGTGA
- the H2AJ gene encoding histone H2A.J isoform X2 translates to MSGRGKQGGKVRAKAKSRSSRAGLQFPILELAGNAARDNKKTRIIPRHLQLAIRNDEELNKLLGKVTIAQGGVLPNIQAVLLPKKTESQKTKSK, encoded by the exons ATGTCCGGTCGCGGAAAGCAGGGCGGCAAAGTGCGGGCAAAGGCCAAGTCCAGGTCCTCTCGCGCGGGCCTGCAGTTCCCA ATCCTGGAATTGGCTGGCAACGCCGCGCGGGACAACAAGAAGACCAGGATAATCCCTCGCCACCTGCAGCTCGCCATCCGCAACGACGAAGAGCTAAACAAGCTTCTGGGGAAAGTGACCATCGCTCAGGGCGGCGTCCTGCCCAACATCCAGGCCGTGCTGCTGCCCAAGAAGACGGAGAGTCAGAAGACGAAGAGCAAGTGA